From a region of the Pongo abelii isolate AG06213 chromosome 9, NHGRI_mPonAbe1-v2.0_pri, whole genome shotgun sequence genome:
- the IFITM10 gene encoding interferon-induced transmembrane protein 10: MREGKRGPPCILSFWGTLERVGAQWELEAQGPSQCPAPLGAPASTTDGAQEARVPLDGAFWIPRPPAGSPKGCFACVSKPPALQAPAAPAPEPSASPPMAPTLFPMESKSSKTDSVRAAGAPPACKHLAEKKTMTNPTTVIEVYPDTTEVNDYYLWSIFNFVYLNFCCLGFIALAYSLKVRDKKLLNDLDGAVEDAKTARLFNITSSALAASCIILVFIFLRYPLTDY; the protein is encoded by the exons ATGAGGGAGGGAAAACGGGGGCCGCCATGCATCCTCAGCTTCTGGGGGACTTTGGAGAGGGTCGGGGCTcagtgggagctggag gcccagggccccagccAGTGCCCAGCCCCGCTGGGAGCCCCGGCCAGCACCACGGACGGCGCCCAGGAAGCCCGAGTCCCCCTGGACGGGGCCTTCTGGATCCCGAGGCCCCCGGCAGGTTCGCCCAAGGGCTGCTTCGCTTGCGTGTCCAAGCCCCCTGCCCTGCAGGCTCCAGCGGCCCCTGCCCCTGAGCCCTCGGCCTCTCCCCCGATGGCGCCCACACTGTTCCCCATGGAGTCCAAGAGCAGCAAGACCGACAGCGTGCGGGCTGCCGGCGCGCCCCCCGCCTGCAAGCACCTAGCCGAGAAGAAGACGATGACCAACCCCACGACCGTCATCGAGGTCTACCCGGACACCACCGAGGTGAACGACTATTACCTGTGGTCCATCTTCAACTTCGTCTACCTCAACTTCTGCTGCCTGGGCTTCATCGCCTTGGCCTACTCCCTCAAA GTGCGAGACAAGAAGCTTCTCAATGACCTGGATGGAGCCGTGGAGGATGCAAAGACGGCCCGGCTGTTCAACATCACCAGTTCTGCCCTGGCAGCCTCCTGCATCATCCTCGTCTTCATCTTCCTGCGGTACCCCCTCACCGACTACTAA